A stretch of Methylogaea oryzae DNA encodes these proteins:
- a CDS encoding DUF364 domain-containing protein has translation MHAYTDPREVYDLLLDYCGATATATQLTLGRVWTLCEAGLVQGMSMSPDEITRTLPWPGTLAGRPLRELAAWVKEWDPQHAAVGMAACNAALGLRASLPHSELLEPLANGDNNLRVFDHFLPQLAGRRVVVVGRYPGLDRWSERHGVDLTVLERRPGAGDLPDPAAEWVLPDAEWVFLTASSIPNKTFPRLMSLSRHATVVLMGPTLPWLAEFHHFGVDYLAGIEVVDPSALRQVVAEGGGVRLFDQAVRYRVARLDGTATWEWLRRHISQVAAEKDRLNRAMEQWYAHHPINQRFPQLAQRESVGLKLSRLDTCAHALWPRLPPEQRKAADG, from the coding sequence ATGCACGCCTATACCGATCCGAGAGAAGTCTACGACCTGCTGCTGGACTACTGCGGGGCCACAGCCACCGCCACGCAACTGACGCTGGGCCGGGTCTGGACCCTGTGCGAAGCCGGCCTGGTGCAGGGCATGTCCATGAGTCCGGACGAGATCACCCGCACCCTGCCCTGGCCCGGCACCCTGGCCGGCCGGCCTTTGCGCGAGCTGGCGGCCTGGGTCAAGGAATGGGATCCGCAACACGCGGCCGTCGGCATGGCCGCCTGCAACGCCGCCTTGGGGCTGCGCGCCAGCCTGCCCCACAGCGAACTGCTGGAACCGTTGGCGAACGGCGACAACAATCTGCGGGTATTCGACCATTTCCTGCCGCAGCTGGCCGGCCGGCGCGTGGTCGTGGTGGGCCGCTACCCCGGCCTGGACCGCTGGAGCGAACGGCACGGCGTCGACCTGACGGTGCTGGAGCGGCGGCCCGGCGCCGGCGATCTCCCCGACCCGGCGGCGGAATGGGTGCTGCCCGACGCGGAATGGGTGTTCCTCACCGCCAGCTCCATACCCAACAAGACTTTTCCGCGCCTGATGAGCTTGTCCCGCCACGCCACCGTGGTGCTGATGGGCCCCACCCTGCCTTGGCTGGCGGAATTCCACCATTTCGGCGTGGACTACCTGGCCGGCATCGAAGTGGTCGATCCCTCCGCCCTGCGGCAAGTGGTGGCGGAAGGCGGCGGCGTGCGGCTTTTCGACCAGGCCGTGCGCTATCGCGTCGCGCGGCTCGACGGCACCGCCACGTGGGAATGGCTGCGGCGGCACATTTCCCAGGTGGCGGCGGAAAAAGACCGCCTCAACCGCGCCATGGAGCAATGGTACGCCCACCACCCCATCAACCAGCGCTTTCCGCAGCTGGCCCAGCGGGAGTCCGTCGGCCTGAAGCTGTCGCGGCTGGACACCTGCGCCCACGCGTTGTGGCCGCGCTTGCCGCCGGAACAGCGGAAAGCGGCCGATGGATAA
- a CDS encoding nitrogen fixation protein NifZ codes for MLTVEDLQEGDVVYARADLYNDGGIAELEEGALLAPAGARGVIVRKGHLEEEPGRSVFLVRFEDGARELGPPLGCWAEELRADAAVVQ; via the coding sequence ATGTTGACGGTGGAAGATTTGCAAGAAGGCGACGTGGTGTACGCCCGCGCGGACCTCTATAACGACGGCGGCATCGCCGAATTGGAAGAGGGCGCCTTGCTGGCGCCGGCCGGCGCGCGGGGCGTTATCGTGCGCAAGGGGCATCTGGAGGAGGAACCCGGACGCAGCGTATTCCTGGTGCGCTTCGAGGACGGCGCGCGAGAGCTGGGGCCGCCCCTGGGCTGCTGGGCGGAGGAACTGCGGGCCGACGCCGCGGTCGTGCAATGA
- a CDS encoding GNAT family N-acetyltransferase — translation MSHSLLVRPAQARHVPALLELLDALFRLESDFAFDAGKAERGLRMLLGQDDALALAAEARGRVVGLCTVQTVISTAEGGPVGWVEDVVVAEDWRGRGVGRRLLAEAERWAAERGLTRLQLLADGDNRAALDFYDRLGWGATRLVCRRRTL, via the coding sequence ATGTCGCACTCCCTGCTCGTCCGGCCGGCTCAAGCGCGCCACGTTCCCGCCCTGCTGGAGCTGCTGGACGCGCTGTTCCGCTTGGAAAGCGACTTCGCTTTCGACGCCGGCAAAGCCGAGCGCGGCTTGCGTATGCTGCTGGGGCAGGACGACGCCTTGGCGCTGGCCGCCGAGGCGCGGGGCAGGGTCGTCGGCTTGTGCACGGTGCAAACGGTGATTTCCACCGCCGAAGGCGGGCCGGTGGGCTGGGTTGAGGACGTGGTGGTGGCTGAGGATTGGCGCGGCCGGGGCGTCGGCCGGCGCTTGTTGGCCGAGGCCGAACGCTGGGCCGCCGAGCGCGGCTTGACCCGGTTGCAGCTGCTCGCCGACGGGGACAACCGCGCGGCCTTGGATTTTTACGACCGTCTGGGCTGGGGGGCGACCCGCCTGGTTTGCCGGCGGCGAACGCTATGA
- the fdxB gene encoding ferredoxin III, nif-specific, with product MSAYITGQTAGGSAWTPAFVEKLNQAHCIGCGRCYKVCPRDVLNLVEREEALGADFDEYEDLDEDNTMVMSIANAKDCIGCEACSKVCPKKCFTHTPLAA from the coding sequence ATGAGCGCATACATCACGGGCCAAACCGCCGGCGGCAGCGCCTGGACCCCGGCCTTCGTCGAAAAACTCAACCAGGCCCACTGCATCGGCTGCGGCCGCTGCTACAAGGTGTGCCCCCGCGACGTGCTGAACCTGGTGGAGCGGGAGGAAGCCCTGGGCGCGGACTTCGACGAATACGAAGACCTGGACGAGGACAACACCATGGTGATGAGCATCGCCAACGCCAAGGACTGCATCGGCTGCGAAGCCTGTTCCAAGGTGTGCCCGAAGAAATGCTTCACCCATACGCCGCTGGCGGCGTGA
- a CDS encoding (2Fe-2S) ferredoxin domain-containing protein, with amino-acid sequence MPKPQKHVFVCVQRRPEGHPRGSCMSQAGDEVLGEFLAEVQARNLFDRIAVTSTGCLGPCGNGPSVLVYPEGVMYGPVSKTDVKEIVEQHLLGNEPVARLQTPPHVWG; translated from the coding sequence ATGCCCAAACCGCAAAAACACGTATTCGTCTGCGTCCAACGCCGCCCGGAAGGCCACCCGCGCGGCTCCTGCATGAGCCAGGCCGGCGACGAGGTGCTGGGCGAATTCCTGGCGGAAGTCCAGGCACGCAACCTGTTCGACCGCATCGCCGTGACCAGCACCGGCTGCCTGGGCCCCTGCGGCAACGGCCCCAGCGTGCTGGTCTACCCGGAAGGCGTCATGTACGGACCGGTGAGTAAAACCGACGTGAAGGAGATCGTCGAACAACACCTGTTGGGGAACGAGCCGGTGGCCCGGCTGCAAACGCCGCCCCACGTCTGGGGCTAG
- a CDS encoding CCE_0567 family metalloprotein — MSPEELQQMEKEVAKAKRIASEWASKLHDLVEDSLPAGYRDIPEIAQSTYDACQKWAEANDRLKAAKKAAA; from the coding sequence ATGTCCCCCGAAGAACTGCAACAAATGGAAAAGGAAGTCGCCAAAGCCAAACGCATCGCCAGCGAGTGGGCCTCCAAGCTGCACGACCTGGTGGAAGACAGCCTGCCGGCCGGCTACCGCGACATCCCGGAAATCGCCCAGAGCACCTACGACGCCTGCCAAAAGTGGGCGGAAGCCAACGACAGGCTGAAAGCCGCCAAAAAGGCCGCCGCCTGA
- a CDS encoding SagB/ThcOx family dehydrogenase, which produces MSAVFARLGAGRAEAASPSFFGEPMNEDMSAAAQAVRDYHRRSKHHLDRYAAGPGFMDWDTQPEPFRSWEGAEQTPLPLSGDGVATPYADLFRPAAVAAAPLDLDGLGALLQLSFGLSAWKQSGTDRWALRCNPSSGNLHPTEVYLAAAGVPRLADGVYHYNSYGHVLERRCAASLSGSGVLLGLSSVHWREAWKYGERAFRYCQHDVGHALAALRYAAAALGWRVRLLDHWSDDEIAALLGLDRDEDFAGAEKEFPDLLCGIEPGEASGFETAPAAWVEAVRAGRWQGRANRLSSRHSHHWPAIDVVALAAAKPRTPLQPRRTPANQPLLPISCEERAADIIRQRRSAQSFDGVTSITAKSLFRLLDAALPRAKAPPFDCWPWTPRLHLVLFVHRVVGLAPGLYVSCRTAGAVSLLRHAFKPGLEWAPVEEAPARLRLYRLARADARKAARTLSCHQDIAADSAFSLGMLAEFDAALDEGPWAYRRLFWESGLIGQALYLEAEAAGVRGTGIGCFFDDALHETLGIAGTALQSLYHFTVGAPLIDERLRTRPPYEHLQR; this is translated from the coding sequence ATGAGCGCCGTATTCGCGCGCCTGGGGGCGGGGCGGGCCGAAGCGGCGTCGCCATCCTTTTTCGGAGAGCCGATGAACGAAGACATGAGCGCCGCCGCGCAGGCGGTGCGCGACTACCACCGGCGCAGCAAGCATCATCTGGACCGCTACGCCGCCGGGCCGGGCTTCATGGATTGGGACACCCAGCCGGAGCCGTTCCGGAGCTGGGAAGGCGCCGAGCAAACGCCGTTGCCCTTGAGCGGGGACGGCGTGGCGACCCCCTATGCCGACTTGTTCCGCCCCGCCGCCGTGGCCGCCGCGCCCTTGGACCTGGACGGCCTGGGCGCGTTGCTGCAACTGTCTTTCGGCTTGTCCGCCTGGAAGCAGTCCGGCACGGACCGCTGGGCGCTGCGCTGCAATCCGTCCAGCGGCAATCTGCATCCGACCGAGGTTTACCTGGCGGCGGCAGGGGTGCCGCGATTGGCCGACGGCGTTTACCACTACAACAGCTACGGCCATGTCTTGGAGCGGCGCTGCGCGGCAAGCCTGTCGGGATCGGGCGTGCTGCTGGGATTGTCGTCGGTCCATTGGCGGGAAGCGTGGAAATACGGCGAGCGCGCCTTCCGTTATTGCCAGCACGACGTGGGCCATGCCCTGGCGGCCTTGCGCTACGCGGCGGCGGCCCTGGGCTGGCGCGTGCGTTTGCTGGACCACTGGAGCGACGACGAGATCGCCGCGCTGCTGGGATTGGACCGCGACGAGGATTTCGCCGGCGCGGAAAAAGAATTCCCCGATTTGCTCTGCGGCATCGAGCCCGGCGAGGCTTCCGGTTTCGAAACGGCCCCCGCCGCTTGGGTGGAGGCGGTGCGCGCCGGTCGCTGGCAGGGGCGGGCCAATCGCCTCAGCTCGCGCCACAGCCACCACTGGCCGGCCATCGACGTGGTCGCCCTGGCCGCCGCCAAGCCGCGCACGCCGCTGCAGCCGCGCCGCACGCCCGCCAATCAGCCGCTGTTGCCGATTTCCTGCGAGGAGCGCGCGGCGGACATCATCCGGCAGCGCCGCAGCGCCCAGTCTTTCGACGGCGTCACCTCCATCACCGCCAAGTCCTTGTTCCGCCTGTTGGATGCCGCGTTGCCGCGCGCCAAGGCGCCGCCGTTCGATTGCTGGCCTTGGACGCCCCGGCTGCACTTGGTTTTGTTCGTGCATCGGGTGGTCGGCTTGGCGCCGGGGCTGTACGTGTCGTGCCGCACCGCCGGCGCGGTGAGCCTGTTGCGGCATGCGTTCAAGCCCGGGCTGGAATGGGCGCCCGTGGAGGAAGCGCCGGCTCGGTTGCGCTTGTACCGGTTGGCGCGGGCCGATGCGCGCAAGGCGGCGCGTACGTTGTCCTGCCATCAGGACATCGCCGCCGACAGCGCCTTCAGCCTAGGCATGCTGGCCGAGTTCGACGCCGCCCTGGACGAGGGGCCGTGGGCCTATCGCCGGCTGTTTTGGGAAAGCGGCCTGATCGGCCAGGCGCTGTATCTGGAGGCCGAAGCGGCCGGCGTGCGCGGCACCGGCATCGGCTGCTTTTTCGACGACGCGCTGCACGAAACCCTGGGTATCGCCGGCACGGCGCTGCAAAGCCTCTACCACTTCACCGTGGGCGCGCCGCTGATCGACGAACGCTTGCGGACTCGGCCGCCTTACGAGCACCTGCAGCGGTAG
- a CDS encoding NifX-associated nitrogen fixation protein, which translates to MPNAALVVQADDTELQSDIVAELVKQMRALDTYDTQKDWPDAQVIDPYVLTKERKQAIPIVGDPDEITMARVKAYYNALATLIEKRSGLMAVPVINLTHEGFGRAFIIVGKLIVADKTLRDVHRFGFASLAKLNEEAGKVLEKAQGLIGQFPEVANA; encoded by the coding sequence ATGCCCAACGCCGCCCTCGTCGTCCAAGCAGACGATACCGAACTGCAATCGGACATCGTCGCCGAACTGGTCAAGCAAATGCGCGCCCTGGACACCTACGACACGCAGAAGGACTGGCCCGACGCCCAGGTCATCGATCCCTACGTGCTGACCAAGGAGCGCAAGCAGGCCATCCCCATCGTCGGCGATCCCGACGAAATCACCATGGCCCGCGTCAAGGCCTATTACAACGCCCTGGCCACCCTCATCGAAAAGCGGTCGGGCCTGATGGCGGTGCCGGTGATCAACCTGACCCACGAAGGCTTCGGCCGCGCCTTCATCATCGTCGGCAAGCTGATCGTGGCGGACAAGACCCTGCGCGACGTGCACCGCTTCGGCTTCGCCAGCCTGGCCAAGCTCAACGAGGAAGCCGGCAAAGTGCTGGAAAAGGCGCAGGGACTGATCGGGCAATTCCCGGAAGTGGCCAACGCCTAA